In Oryza brachyantha chromosome 2, ObraRS2, whole genome shotgun sequence, a single window of DNA contains:
- the LOC102710762 gene encoding BEL1-like homeodomain protein 9 isoform X1: MFFVLLLLMHQFICYDPFSGWFSVLSQVLISFCNSWRIPRRLAMSGNPSFSQFGVDAMNGYFMAASGNGLLGAADVPLFHPAMAPPDHGGGGGFGSSGDAAAMDIGVHFAANNLVLASLASQLFGSAPAAPHGHGDYVGARTPQEEEMGGGYGVAAVGDSPGAVSLACLGQSDDMAVGWSSASKKASCNWSNAGGSRTAAAVQGSYYLARVPEAAGFVYPLDAGHSAATPASELSLSLCSNSSSDSMINAGDQCSSAASRSGLTQMSRVEPELPLLPYCPQACSRPATNFAAVVARSRYAAFAQQVLNDAVGCVLAGVADAAAAAADSASAVDSGSRPSSCSVAGAPSSAVSSNNQLIAASSGEHPHGGGGDAQRLRSELLSMLQLMDHKYNQCLDEIQSTTARFNSLTHAAERAAGMGSGGGGGSICAPFAHRAVSAMYYGLRRRIAGEIMAAAPAGAGMACRRGGESSSAVTGERERSWESAFIQKHWAVQQLRRGEQQCWRPQRGLPEKSVAVLKAWMFENFLRPYPKDSEKEMLAARSGLSRNQVSNWFINARVRLWKPMIEEMCEELKRSSGASGGSQALAMEHLNSQDVIS; encoded by the exons ATGTTTTTTGTGTTGTTGCTGCTCATGCATCAGTTCATCTGCTATGATCCATTCAGTGGATGGTTTTCTGTACTCAGTCAG GTTTTGATTAGTTTCTGCAATTCTTGGAGAATTCCGAGGCGGCTCGCCATGAGCGGCAACCCATCGTTCTCGCAGTTCGGGGTGGACGCCATGAACGGGTACTTcatggcggcgagcggcaATGGcctgctcggcgccgccgacgtgccgcTGTTCCATCCGGCCATGGCGCCGCCTgatcatggcggcggcggcggctttggATCCTctggcgacgcggcggcgatggacaTTGGCGTGCACTTCGCGGCGAACAACCTGGTGCTCGCGTCCCTGGCTAGCCAGCTCTTCGGCTccgctccggcggcgccgcacGGGCACGGTGACTATGTCGGCGCGAGAACGccgcaggaggaggagatgggcgGAGGATATGGCGTTGCTGCCGTCGGTGACAGCCCCGGCGCGGTGAGCCTCGCGTGCCTCGGCCAGTCGGACGACATGGCGGTTGGTTGGTCGTCGGCGTCAAAGAAGGCGAGCTGCAACTGGAGCAACGCCGGTGGATCAaggaccgccgccgctgtacAGGGATCATATTACCTCGCCAGAGTGCCGGAGGCGGCCGGCTTTGTGTACCCGCTCGACGCCGGCCactccgccgccacgccggcgaGCGAGCTGTCGCTGAGCCTGTGCTCCAACTCGTCCTCGGACAGCATGATCAACGCCGGCGACCAGTGCTCGTCGGCAGCGAGCCGGTCCGGCCTGACGCAGATGAGCAGGGTGGAGCCCGAGCTGCCGCTACTGCCGTACTGCCCGCAGGCCTGCTCCAGGCCGGCGACAAACTTCGCCGCGGTGGTGGCGCGCTCCCGGTACGCGGCGTTCGCGCAGCAGGTGCTCAACGACGCCGTCGGCTGCGTGCTTGCCGGCGtcgcggacgccgccgccgccgccgccgactcggCCAGTGCCGTCGACAGCGGGTCCAGGCCGTCGAGCTGCTCGGTGGCCggcgcgccgtcctccgccgtgAGCTCAAACAACCAGctcatcgccgcctcctccggcgagcacccgcacggcggcggcggcgacgcccagAGGCTCAGGAGCGAGCTCCTCAGCATGCTCCAGCTG ATGGATCACAAGTACAACCAATGCCTCGACGAGATCCAGAGCACGACGGCGAGGTTCAACAGCCTGACGCACGCGGCGGAGCGCGCCGCCGGGatgggcagcggcggcggcggcgggagtatCTGCGCGCCGTTCGCGCACCGCGCCGTGTCGGCGATGTACTACGGCCTGAGGCGCCGGATCGCTGGCGAGAtcatggccgccgcgccggccggcgccggcatggcctgccgccgcggcggcgagtcgtcgtcggcggtgaCCGGCGAGAGGGAGCGGAGCTGGGAGTCGGCGTTCATCCAGAAGCACTGGGCGGTGCAGCAgctccggcgcggcgagcagcAGTGCTGGCGGCCGCAGCGCGGCCTCCCGGAGAAGTCCGTCGCCGTGCTCAAGGCCTGGATGTTCGAGAACTTCCTCCGCCC ATATCCCAAAGACAGCGAGAAGGAAATGCTTGCAGCAAGGAGCGGCCTCAGCAGGAACCAG GTGTCAAACTGGTTCATAAACGCTCGGGTGCGGCTATGGAAGCCTATGATCGAGGAGATGTGCGAGGAGCTGAAGAGGAGCTCGGGAGCCAGTGGAGGAAGCCAAGCTCTTGCAATGGAGCATCTGAACAGCCAAGATGTCATCAGTTAA
- the LOC102710762 gene encoding homeobox protein ATH1-like isoform X2, translating to MSGNPSFSQFGVDAMNGYFMAASGNGLLGAADVPLFHPAMAPPDHGGGGGFGSSGDAAAMDIGVHFAANNLVLASLASQLFGSAPAAPHGHGDYVGARTPQEEEMGGGYGVAAVGDSPGAVSLACLGQSDDMAVGWSSASKKASCNWSNAGGSRTAAAVQGSYYLARVPEAAGFVYPLDAGHSAATPASELSLSLCSNSSSDSMINAGDQCSSAASRSGLTQMSRVEPELPLLPYCPQACSRPATNFAAVVARSRYAAFAQQVLNDAVGCVLAGVADAAAAAADSASAVDSGSRPSSCSVAGAPSSAVSSNNQLIAASSGEHPHGGGGDAQRLRSELLSMLQLMDHKYNQCLDEIQSTTARFNSLTHAAERAAGMGSGGGGGSICAPFAHRAVSAMYYGLRRRIAGEIMAAAPAGAGMACRRGGESSSAVTGERERSWESAFIQKHWAVQQLRRGEQQCWRPQRGLPEKSVAVLKAWMFENFLRPYPKDSEKEMLAARSGLSRNQVSNWFINARVRLWKPMIEEMCEELKRSSGASGGSQALAMEHLNSQDVIS from the exons ATGAGCGGCAACCCATCGTTCTCGCAGTTCGGGGTGGACGCCATGAACGGGTACTTcatggcggcgagcggcaATGGcctgctcggcgccgccgacgtgccgcTGTTCCATCCGGCCATGGCGCCGCCTgatcatggcggcggcggcggctttggATCCTctggcgacgcggcggcgatggacaTTGGCGTGCACTTCGCGGCGAACAACCTGGTGCTCGCGTCCCTGGCTAGCCAGCTCTTCGGCTccgctccggcggcgccgcacGGGCACGGTGACTATGTCGGCGCGAGAACGccgcaggaggaggagatgggcgGAGGATATGGCGTTGCTGCCGTCGGTGACAGCCCCGGCGCGGTGAGCCTCGCGTGCCTCGGCCAGTCGGACGACATGGCGGTTGGTTGGTCGTCGGCGTCAAAGAAGGCGAGCTGCAACTGGAGCAACGCCGGTGGATCAaggaccgccgccgctgtacAGGGATCATATTACCTCGCCAGAGTGCCGGAGGCGGCCGGCTTTGTGTACCCGCTCGACGCCGGCCactccgccgccacgccggcgaGCGAGCTGTCGCTGAGCCTGTGCTCCAACTCGTCCTCGGACAGCATGATCAACGCCGGCGACCAGTGCTCGTCGGCAGCGAGCCGGTCCGGCCTGACGCAGATGAGCAGGGTGGAGCCCGAGCTGCCGCTACTGCCGTACTGCCCGCAGGCCTGCTCCAGGCCGGCGACAAACTTCGCCGCGGTGGTGGCGCGCTCCCGGTACGCGGCGTTCGCGCAGCAGGTGCTCAACGACGCCGTCGGCTGCGTGCTTGCCGGCGtcgcggacgccgccgccgccgccgccgactcggCCAGTGCCGTCGACAGCGGGTCCAGGCCGTCGAGCTGCTCGGTGGCCggcgcgccgtcctccgccgtgAGCTCAAACAACCAGctcatcgccgcctcctccggcgagcacccgcacggcggcggcggcgacgcccagAGGCTCAGGAGCGAGCTCCTCAGCATGCTCCAGCTG ATGGATCACAAGTACAACCAATGCCTCGACGAGATCCAGAGCACGACGGCGAGGTTCAACAGCCTGACGCACGCGGCGGAGCGCGCCGCCGGGatgggcagcggcggcggcggcgggagtatCTGCGCGCCGTTCGCGCACCGCGCCGTGTCGGCGATGTACTACGGCCTGAGGCGCCGGATCGCTGGCGAGAtcatggccgccgcgccggccggcgccggcatggcctgccgccgcggcggcgagtcgtcgtcggcggtgaCCGGCGAGAGGGAGCGGAGCTGGGAGTCGGCGTTCATCCAGAAGCACTGGGCGGTGCAGCAgctccggcgcggcgagcagcAGTGCTGGCGGCCGCAGCGCGGCCTCCCGGAGAAGTCCGTCGCCGTGCTCAAGGCCTGGATGTTCGAGAACTTCCTCCGCCC ATATCCCAAAGACAGCGAGAAGGAAATGCTTGCAGCAAGGAGCGGCCTCAGCAGGAACCAG GTGTCAAACTGGTTCATAAACGCTCGGGTGCGGCTATGGAAGCCTATGATCGAGGAGATGTGCGAGGAGCTGAAGAGGAGCTCGGGAGCCAGTGGAGGAAGCCAAGCTCTTGCAATGGAGCATCTGAACAGCCAAGATGTCATCAGTTAA
- the LOC121053612 gene encoding abscisic acid receptor PYL9, whose product MEPHMESALREGVTEAERRELEPVVRAHHTFPGRAPGRTCTSLVTQRVDAPLAAVWPIVRGFATPQRYKHFIKSCELAAGDGATVGSVREVAVVSGLPASTSTERLEILDDDRHVLSFRVVGGDHRLRNYRSVTSVTEFPPDDGLRRRRPYCVVVESYVVDVPEGNTDEDTRMFTDTVVKLNLQQLAAVATTSADHHHLPYRAQT is encoded by the coding sequence ATGGAGCCGCACATGGAGAGCGCGCTGCGGGAGGGCGTGAcggaggcggagcggcgggagcTGGAGCCCGTGGTGCGCGCGCACCACACGTTCCCGGGCCGCGCGCCGGGCCGGACGTGCACGTCGCTGGTGACGCAGCGCGTCgacgcgccgctcgccgccgtgtgGCCCATCGTCCGCGGGTTCGCCACCCCGCAGCGGTACAAGCACTTCATCAAGTCGTGCGAgctggccgccggcgacggcgccaccGTGGGGAGCGTCCGGGAGGTCGCCGTCGTGTCGGGCCTCCCGGCGTCCACCAGCACCGAGCGCCTCGAGAtcctcgacgacgaccgccACGTGCTCAGCTtccgcgtcgtcggcggcgaccacCGCCTCCGCAACTACCGCTCCGTCACCTCCGTCACCGAGTTCCCGCCGGACGacgggctgcggcggcgccggccctactgcgtcgtcgtcgagtCCTACGTCGTCGACGTCCCCGAGGGCAACACCGACGAGGACACCCGCATGTTCACCGACACCGTCGTCAAGCTCAACCTCCAGCaactcgccgccgtcgccaccacctccgctgACCACCACCATCTACCTTACCGTGCACAAACTTGA